One genomic segment of Prosthecobacter fusiformis includes these proteins:
- a CDS encoding ExbD/TolR family protein, whose amino-acid sequence MKFKKRPKKHAKIEVVPLIDVVFFLLATFVMVSLSMTKNEGITVNNPAASTASPKDNKEETLTLSLAQTGEIFFNKEKINVAQLPLRLQNFKSANKEGQVVVNGDGEVPYKFIVTVLDEARKAGFTKIAHSVERK is encoded by the coding sequence ATGAAATTTAAAAAGCGTCCTAAAAAACACGCGAAGATCGAAGTCGTGCCCCTGATTGACGTGGTCTTCTTCCTCCTGGCCACATTCGTTATGGTCTCCCTGTCCATGACAAAGAATGAAGGCATCACCGTGAACAACCCGGCGGCCTCCACGGCGAGTCCGAAGGACAATAAAGAGGAGACGTTGACGCTGAGCCTGGCCCAGACGGGCGAAATCTTCTTTAACAAAGAAAAGATCAATGTGGCCCAGTTGCCTTTGCGCCTGCAAAATTTCAAATCCGCCAACAAAGAAGGTCAGGTGGTGGTGAATGGTGATGGCGAAGTGCCCTACAAATTTATTGTGACGGTGCTGGATGAAGCCCGGAAGGCGGGGTTCACCAAGATCGCCCACTCAGTGGAGCGTAAGTAA
- a CDS encoding PadR family transcriptional regulator: MDLKLINREILLSFWKVHILYHAADGEVIGQWMIKELRHHGYEVSPGTLYPLLKRMEKNGWLVSTVDAARGPKAPRAYRITKDGREVLKIVRQQLKELGVEVGKHG, from the coding sequence ATGGACCTGAAACTGATCAACCGCGAGATTTTGCTCTCCTTCTGGAAGGTGCATATCTTGTATCATGCCGCTGATGGTGAGGTGATCGGCCAATGGATGATCAAGGAGCTGAGGCATCATGGCTATGAAGTGAGCCCAGGGACGCTGTATCCTTTGCTCAAACGCATGGAGAAGAATGGCTGGCTGGTATCCACCGTGGATGCAGCGCGCGGACCGAAGGCACCGCGTGCCTACCGGATCACGAAGGATGGCCGGGAGGTCCTGAAGATCGTCCGCCAGCAGCTCAAGGAGCTGGGGGTGGAGGTGGGAAAGCACGGCTAG
- a CDS encoding energy transducer TonB → MKQALFGLLAALGLHAVVFLFGGFLIPKGDGEGKKKEVLVEVDVSKEEDKKEEEEPKEKMDEPAADIEQEMPDFRELSSPAASPGPALAAVSLSDLGSALSGVGGEGGFGPSVGFGSGVIGGSGSGGMGGMADMLSSGQLDNKPEPISRVSPKLNAEQRARAKGVVKLLLIVGPDGSVSKAEVTETPDPSVNAPCVEAARQWRFKPGMRGGKPVSFKLKLPFRFE, encoded by the coding sequence ATGAAACAAGCGCTTTTCGGCCTCCTTGCTGCCCTGGGACTTCATGCGGTCGTGTTTTTGTTTGGCGGCTTTTTGATTCCGAAGGGAGATGGGGAAGGGAAGAAAAAGGAGGTCCTGGTGGAGGTGGATGTGAGCAAGGAGGAGGACAAGAAAGAGGAAGAAGAACCGAAGGAGAAGATGGATGAGCCTGCGGCTGACATTGAGCAGGAAATGCCTGATTTTCGTGAACTGTCCTCGCCCGCCGCATCTCCGGGGCCGGCGCTGGCGGCGGTGAGCTTGAGTGATCTTGGCTCCGCCTTGTCTGGTGTGGGTGGGGAAGGCGGCTTCGGACCCTCCGTGGGATTTGGCAGCGGGGTCATTGGCGGCAGCGGCTCCGGGGGCATGGGCGGCATGGCGGACATGCTTTCCAGCGGACAACTGGATAACAAGCCGGAGCCCATCAGCCGTGTCTCGCCGAAACTGAATGCTGAGCAGCGCGCGCGCGCCAAAGGGGTGGTGAAGCTGCTATTGATTGTGGGGCCTGATGGCAGTGTTTCCAAAGCGGAGGTGACGGAAACTCCGGACCCGTCCGTCAATGCTCCGTGCGTGGAGGCGGCCCGCCAGTGGCGGTTCAAGCCTGGAATGCGCGGGGGAAAACCTGTGTCCTTTAAACTGAAACTTCCTTTCCGATTCGAATGA
- a CDS encoding DUF3450 family protein encodes MNIFVFRYLPWLGIMIVTGLLSAAEVPAAKDAAESMNHARALLQKWAETERLTAAERHEWEQGKALLEGRITLVKQSISEMKKKIAEAEAKLADAKKRTEEAEVEKAQAKEASDALLTAATELETGVRGLILRVPANVKEKVKVLADRIPKEGAEVKNITAAERYQNVLGILNELNKSNLEIASLPEIHDVGNGKKAEVKTLYVGLGQAYFVNAAGDIGGVGTPGAQDWEWTTDPSIAKRVIEVVEVMKKTVSPKLVELPASID; translated from the coding sequence ATGAATATTTTTGTCTTTAGATACCTGCCCTGGCTGGGCATTATGATTGTGACGGGGCTGCTTTCCGCTGCGGAAGTGCCAGCGGCCAAAGATGCTGCCGAGTCCATGAACCATGCGCGCGCCCTGCTGCAAAAATGGGCGGAAACGGAGAGGCTGACCGCTGCTGAACGCCACGAGTGGGAGCAGGGCAAGGCGCTGCTGGAGGGGCGAATCACCCTTGTGAAGCAGTCCATCAGCGAGATGAAGAAAAAAATCGCCGAGGCGGAAGCCAAGCTGGCCGATGCAAAGAAGCGTACAGAAGAGGCTGAGGTAGAAAAGGCACAGGCAAAAGAAGCCAGTGATGCACTGCTGACTGCGGCCACTGAATTAGAGACAGGTGTGCGTGGCCTGATCCTCAGAGTGCCCGCAAACGTGAAGGAAAAGGTGAAGGTGCTGGCGGACCGCATTCCCAAAGAAGGAGCGGAGGTGAAGAACATCACGGCTGCGGAGCGGTATCAAAATGTCCTGGGTATCCTCAACGAACTGAACAAGTCCAATCTGGAGATTGCCTCTCTGCCAGAGATTCATGATGTGGGGAATGGTAAAAAAGCGGAGGTGAAGACACTTTATGTCGGATTGGGGCAGGCCTATTTTGTCAATGCGGCGGGTGATATCGGTGGTGTGGGAACACCGGGGGCACAGGATTGGGAATGGACGACAGATCCAAGCATCGCAAAGCGGGTGATCGAGGTCGTCGAAGTCATGAAAAAAACGGTGAGCCCGAAGCTGGTCGAGCTGCCTGCCTCCATTGATTGA
- a CDS encoding circularly permuted type 2 ATP-grasp protein, with translation MPNPSSVSIEPPSPSGATARAPALEACLLNYRPVPGVFDEMVMPSGELRAHWKTFGSFLAQCTDADFKQRADTIQRLLVDHGATYNIYDDVQGASRPWMLDLLPFIVAEQDWRRVQEGLDQRGRLLNAILLDLYGPQHLLRDGLLPPGIVQANPGFLRPVVGVNPPGGRFIFSLGCDLVRDAGGSWRVLADRAQAPSGHGYTLENRIVMSNVYAEEFNASRVRRLANYFELKREMLRSLAPKHRHGDAGILMLTPGPYNETYFEHAFQARYLGFPLVEGADLTVRDRHAHLKTLEGLRRVEVMVRHVDDVFCDPLELNSGSLLGTPGLMEAWRSGNIALANGLGTGVIETPALHPFMPGLCRHLLGEELKLPCVPTWWCGQRRELAMVMSDPDRWVVKPAFVRGSRDPVFIRDLEKEQKARLLDTIRAAPHEWVAQEVLSLSTTPTWTGTKMEPRSLVWRAFAISQGERFATMPGGLARVSPEPERWLVTMRSGGISKDTWVLGDGTEDTAFGHLDQQPLVIRPARPPSGVPSRAADHLFWLGRYAERLELTVRMTRVIMQRLASERGLVQSREAQSCVALMVEIGLLPKDATVLRDHLQALVQDPKREGSVPGLLSRLRYNASAARDRLSDDMWRLFNRIDRDARLPAGPFSLSAAQSSLDTLILDLAALSGMQQENMTRGHGWRFLEIGRRLERATIILTLIKGTMEQKAQDDSLLSPLLEICDSTMTYRRLHFALPVLAPVMDLLLLNDINPRSVAHQLLVLKRQAAELPTDPTLESLMPEKQQTDVLLSDLHSLNIPALARTPDQLVHSVSAICDTLTEGLEKLSDIITEHYFSHAIRRTE, from the coding sequence ATGCCCAACCCATCGTCTGTCTCAATTGAACCTCCGTCGCCATCCGGTGCGACTGCGCGCGCGCCTGCCCTGGAGGCCTGCCTGCTGAATTATCGGCCGGTACCGGGCGTCTTTGACGAAATGGTCATGCCCAGTGGAGAGCTGCGTGCCCATTGGAAGACCTTCGGCAGTTTCCTGGCCCAATGCACGGATGCCGACTTCAAACAACGCGCGGATACCATCCAGCGCCTCCTGGTGGACCATGGTGCCACCTATAATATTTATGATGACGTCCAGGGTGCCAGCCGTCCCTGGATGCTGGACCTCCTCCCCTTCATCGTTGCCGAGCAGGACTGGCGGCGTGTTCAGGAAGGTCTGGACCAGCGTGGCCGCCTTTTAAATGCCATCCTTCTGGACCTCTACGGTCCCCAGCATCTCCTCCGGGACGGCCTGCTCCCCCCTGGCATCGTCCAGGCGAACCCTGGCTTCCTGCGTCCCGTTGTCGGCGTCAATCCCCCCGGCGGCCGTTTCATCTTCTCCCTGGGTTGTGACCTCGTCAGGGATGCAGGTGGCTCCTGGCGCGTCCTCGCGGACCGTGCCCAGGCCCCCAGCGGCCACGGCTACACCCTGGAAAACCGCATCGTCATGTCCAACGTTTATGCGGAGGAGTTCAATGCCTCCCGCGTGCGCCGCCTGGCCAATTACTTTGAGCTGAAGCGTGAGATGCTGCGCTCCCTAGCCCCGAAGCATCGTCATGGGGATGCAGGCATCCTCATGCTCACCCCCGGTCCCTACAATGAGACCTACTTTGAGCACGCCTTCCAGGCCCGTTATCTCGGTTTCCCCCTCGTCGAAGGTGCTGACCTCACCGTCCGTGACCGCCACGCCCACCTGAAGACTTTAGAAGGACTCCGCCGTGTGGAGGTCATGGTGCGCCATGTAGACGATGTTTTTTGCGACCCTCTGGAACTGAATTCCGGCTCCCTGCTCGGTACCCCCGGCCTCATGGAGGCCTGGCGCAGCGGAAACATCGCCCTCGCCAATGGCCTGGGCACGGGCGTGATCGAAACCCCTGCCCTGCACCCTTTCATGCCCGGCCTGTGCCGTCATCTGTTGGGTGAGGAGCTCAAACTTCCCTGCGTTCCCACCTGGTGGTGCGGCCAGCGGCGCGAGCTCGCTATGGTCATGTCCGACCCTGACCGCTGGGTGGTCAAACCTGCCTTCGTCCGCGGCTCGCGTGATCCCGTTTTCATCCGCGATCTGGAAAAGGAGCAGAAAGCCCGTTTGCTGGATACCATCCGCGCCGCTCCCCACGAATGGGTCGCCCAGGAAGTCCTCAGCCTCTCCACCACACCCACCTGGACAGGCACTAAGATGGAACCACGCTCCCTCGTCTGGCGTGCCTTTGCCATCTCCCAAGGAGAACGTTTCGCGACCATGCCTGGTGGCCTCGCCCGTGTCAGCCCGGAGCCAGAGCGCTGGCTCGTCACAATGCGCAGCGGCGGCATCAGCAAGGATACCTGGGTGCTCGGCGACGGCACGGAGGACACCGCCTTTGGCCACCTGGACCAGCAGCCCCTCGTCATCCGCCCTGCCCGTCCGCCCAGCGGCGTGCCCAGCCGTGCGGCAGACCACCTCTTTTGGTTAGGCCGTTATGCGGAGCGCCTTGAGCTCACCGTCCGGATGACCCGTGTCATCATGCAGCGCCTCGCCAGTGAGCGTGGCCTTGTTCAAAGTCGCGAGGCTCAGAGCTGCGTCGCCCTCATGGTTGAAATTGGTCTTCTGCCCAAGGATGCGACGGTGCTCCGCGATCACCTCCAGGCCCTGGTCCAAGATCCCAAGCGTGAAGGCAGCGTGCCCGGCCTGCTCAGCCGCCTTCGTTACAACGCCTCCGCCGCACGAGATCGTCTCTCGGATGACATGTGGCGTCTTTTCAACCGCATTGACCGGGATGCCCGCCTGCCAGCGGGTCCATTCAGCCTCTCCGCAGCCCAAAGCTCCCTCGATACCCTCATCCTGGACCTCGCCGCCCTCAGCGGCATGCAGCAGGAAAACATGACCCGCGGCCACGGCTGGCGTTTCCTCGAAATAGGCCGTCGTCTCGAGCGCGCCACCATCATCCTTACCCTCATCAAAGGAACCATGGAGCAGAAGGCCCAGGATGACAGCCTCCTTAGCCCTCTGCTGGAAATTTGCGATAGCACCATGACCTATCGCCGCCTCCACTTTGCCCTTCCTGTCCTGGCCCCGGTGATGGACCTGCTGCTGCTCAATGACATCAATCCCCGTTCCGTAGCTCACCAACTCCTGGTTTTAAAACGCCAGGCGGCCGAGCTACCGACCGATCCCACTCTTGAATCCCTCATGCCGGAAAAGCAGCAGACCGATGTCCTGCTCTCCGACCTTCATTCCCTGAATATCCCCGCGCTAGCCCGCACTCCAGACCAGCTCGTCCATTCAGTCTCTGCCATCTGTGACACCCTCACTGAAGGCCTCGAAAAACTTTCCGACATCATCACGGAGCACTACTTCAGCCACGCCATCCGGCGGACCGAATGA
- a CDS encoding tetratricopeptide repeat protein codes for MNRFVFCLLLLGSMPLHAAPTHKAPYALELWSNPRFARYFVGTYGNIPDVEPVLSDADRQILQHLLTLMPKPLEAIQFLGKVVNKDSNAVFDYQVASLYFDNGMLDSSEEWFKTALEKFPTFRRAWRGQGMVQVKLEKWREAVTSLGTAIGLGVQDGPTYGLLGYALLSLERASAAESAYRQALMFDPDSLDWKMGLVRAVLTQLKAAEAAALCDEILRDHPERTELLSLQAEAYIAMKENSKATQNLEILVRGGQAKGDDIRRLGDIYLATGEGALALSAYTRWLERADKTPAEDVTHIVTVAENLSAQNSLPEATLLLAKAKEVSSSKLPPEAESRLLKVEARLQMAAGKGETAAPILQRVVELNPMDGSALMLLGQHFNDTNDPVKATAYYERATKIKDTEPDALIRLAQMNIANSKLPDALLLLKRSNDLKPRDSVQKLIQDLEKYLKKGTK; via the coding sequence ATGAACCGATTTGTTTTCTGCCTGTTGCTCCTGGGGAGCATGCCACTCCATGCGGCACCTACTCACAAGGCTCCCTATGCCCTCGAGCTATGGAGCAACCCACGTTTCGCGCGTTACTTTGTGGGTACCTATGGGAATATCCCGGACGTGGAGCCTGTGCTGAGTGACGCTGACCGGCAGATTTTGCAGCATCTGCTGACCCTGATGCCGAAACCTTTGGAGGCGATTCAGTTCCTCGGAAAAGTGGTGAACAAGGATTCGAATGCGGTGTTCGATTATCAGGTGGCCAGCCTGTACTTTGACAATGGAATGCTGGATTCCTCCGAGGAATGGTTCAAAACTGCACTGGAGAAGTTCCCCACCTTTCGCCGTGCCTGGCGGGGTCAGGGAATGGTGCAGGTGAAGCTGGAAAAATGGCGTGAGGCCGTGACAAGCCTGGGCACTGCCATTGGCCTGGGAGTGCAGGATGGACCCACCTACGGTTTGTTAGGCTACGCACTGCTGTCTCTGGAGAGAGCTTCAGCGGCCGAGAGTGCTTATCGTCAAGCATTGATGTTTGATCCCGATTCCCTGGACTGGAAGATGGGCCTGGTTCGGGCTGTTCTGACCCAGCTGAAAGCGGCGGAGGCTGCGGCTTTGTGTGATGAGATCCTGCGTGATCATCCTGAGCGGACGGAACTGCTGAGCCTGCAAGCGGAGGCGTACATTGCGATGAAGGAAAATTCTAAAGCCACGCAGAACCTGGAGATCCTGGTGCGCGGAGGGCAGGCGAAGGGGGACGATATTCGTCGCCTGGGGGATATTTATTTGGCCACCGGGGAAGGGGCTCTGGCTCTGAGCGCCTATACCCGCTGGCTGGAGCGTGCGGATAAAACCCCGGCTGAAGATGTGACGCACATCGTCACGGTGGCTGAAAATTTATCGGCCCAGAATTCATTGCCCGAGGCGACTCTCCTACTGGCCAAAGCGAAGGAGGTGTCATCCAGCAAGCTGCCCCCGGAAGCGGAATCCCGCCTGCTGAAAGTGGAGGCGCGCCTGCAAATGGCGGCGGGTAAAGGTGAGACTGCGGCTCCCATCCTGCAGCGTGTGGTGGAACTGAACCCCATGGACGGCAGCGCGCTCATGCTGCTGGGGCAGCATTTCAATGACACTAATGATCCGGTGAAGGCCACGGCCTACTATGAGCGTGCTACCAAAATCAAGGACACTGAGCCCGATGCGCTCATCCGCCTGGCGCAGATGAACATTGCCAACAGCAAGCTCCCGGATGCACTCCTGCTGCTGAAACGCTCCAATGATCTCAAGCCGCGTGACAGTGTCCAGAAACTGATTCAGGACCTGGAAAAATACCTGAAGAAGGGTACGAAGTAA
- a CDS encoding MotA/TolQ/ExbB proton channel family protein, translated as MKRFVILLAPWLAFAPAGAQETSPSVFNSASASAQKDYDQSLANLTRVRAEIDKDKEPMNRELAEAEAELAALQERYGPLTSELDQAELNVVNLKNQVKLATDESNYLTNIMDEFTKGYESKVHVSELQRLGEVLNKAKAASDDEKGTLKDRFMAQVGLIRSAIVRLSEVIGGTRFEGQAVDSQGFVMDGKFALIGPMAFFSSTDGKGSGIAMPQVGSPMPIIRSITPEINASIASLVETGKGLLPLDATLGGAIKDFVTKHTLLDTYKHGGPIMHPLLLVSVLVFGTALERIFFILREKKRRKPRDVHELLEAVEAGDFDKAIGLGRKSQDYVARALSHALEHVETNISDALGLAASMEIKRFKRGFFVLDTGMTIAPLLGLLGTVTGMMASFAAIGADMGAPSAITGGIAEALIATAFGLVIAMTGLVPFNYLNNMVEDAEHELEVAASKLELIIEKNKKHEEELRHRHKQMLASSEGGLQQISGPAKSGKIIGQDPLPA; from the coding sequence ATGAAACGTTTTGTTATTCTTTTGGCTCCCTGGCTCGCCTTTGCTCCGGCAGGTGCACAGGAAACTTCGCCGTCTGTCTTTAACTCGGCTTCTGCCTCTGCGCAGAAGGATTATGATCAGAGCCTGGCCAACCTGACACGGGTGAGGGCTGAAATCGACAAGGATAAAGAGCCCATGAACCGTGAGCTGGCAGAAGCTGAGGCTGAACTGGCTGCATTGCAGGAGAGATACGGCCCGCTGACATCCGAACTGGACCAGGCGGAGCTGAATGTGGTGAACCTGAAAAACCAGGTGAAATTGGCCACCGATGAAAGCAACTACCTGACGAACATCATGGATGAATTCACCAAGGGCTATGAGTCCAAGGTGCATGTGAGCGAGCTACAACGTCTGGGTGAGGTGCTGAACAAAGCCAAGGCGGCGAGCGATGATGAAAAGGGGACATTGAAAGACCGCTTCATGGCACAGGTGGGGCTGATCCGCTCAGCCATCGTGCGCCTGTCCGAAGTCATCGGCGGCACTCGCTTTGAGGGCCAGGCGGTGGACAGCCAGGGTTTCGTGATGGATGGCAAATTTGCACTGATCGGCCCCATGGCCTTTTTCTCATCCACTGACGGGAAGGGATCTGGAATCGCGATGCCCCAGGTGGGATCGCCTATGCCGATCATCCGCAGCATCACGCCGGAAATCAATGCTTCCATTGCATCTCTGGTAGAGACTGGCAAAGGACTGCTGCCGCTGGATGCAACGCTGGGCGGTGCGATCAAGGACTTTGTGACGAAGCATACTTTGTTAGACACTTACAAACATGGTGGGCCGATCATGCATCCGCTTTTACTCGTGAGCGTTTTGGTTTTCGGCACGGCGCTTGAGCGTATCTTTTTCATTCTGCGTGAGAAGAAGCGCCGCAAGCCCCGTGATGTGCATGAACTGCTGGAAGCTGTGGAAGCAGGAGACTTCGACAAGGCCATCGGTCTGGGCCGGAAATCCCAGGACTATGTGGCGCGTGCTCTCTCCCATGCGCTGGAGCATGTGGAAACAAACATCAGCGATGCGCTGGGCCTGGCTGCCTCCATGGAGATCAAGCGCTTCAAGCGGGGTTTCTTCGTGCTGGATACGGGGATGACCATCGCCCCGCTTTTGGGACTCTTGGGCACAGTGACGGGGATGATGGCTTCCTTTGCGGCCATCGGAGCTGACATGGGCGCGCCTTCTGCCATTACGGGAGGGATTGCGGAGGCGTTGATTGCTACGGCCTTTGGTCTGGTCATCGCGATGACGGGCCTGGTTCCCTTCAACTACCTCAACAACATGGTGGAGGATGCCGAGCATGAGCTGGAAGTGGCTGCTTCGAAGCTGGAACTGATCATCGAGAAGAACAAGAAGCATGAGGAGGAACTGCGCCACCGCCACAAGCAGATGCTGGCGAGCTCTGAAGGTGGCCTGCAGCAGATCTCTGGCCCGGCTAAGTCTGGCAAAATCATCGGTCAGGATCCCTTACCTGCGTAA
- a CDS encoding efflux transporter outer membrane subunit — protein MLTRSPLFIAALALSACTVGPDHTAPDIADITPAKWSWQTAAPRDDSPRGEWWKIFREPELDRLEALALQSSPTLHAAAARVDQARAAARISTADWLPDLRLNADGKREQTSANLPTPIPVDIPRGRVNSFSTLLDLSYEIDFWGKIRREVESARATADSTSASYHNAILTLTGDVAAQYFLLRAADAELNALRRTIALREKFKNLLDDKFKAGAIPETDFARAVTEVATAKAELADVKRQRQEASDTLALLCGRPASSFIVRENPIAAKAPPVIPAGLPAAMLERRPDVASAERTVAARNADIGVAVSAYFPAVKLTGTAGYLSNEVDTLLGGDSRVWSIGPSISLPISGLSVIRFNVKRQKAAREEAIANYRQAVLSAIRDVETSLAQTRYLREQASAVSEALAASTKATDLVRESYERGTLSYFEYLDAERTRLQTERQTAQISAQRHISTVRLIKALGGGW, from the coding sequence ATGCTCACACGCTCACCTCTCTTCATCGCCGCCCTGGCCCTCAGCGCCTGCACCGTCGGGCCGGACCACACCGCGCCAGACATCGCAGACATCACCCCCGCCAAGTGGAGCTGGCAGACCGCCGCTCCCCGCGACGACTCCCCACGTGGCGAATGGTGGAAAATCTTCCGCGAGCCCGAGCTCGACCGCCTGGAGGCACTCGCCCTCCAGAGCAGCCCCACCCTGCATGCCGCAGCCGCCCGTGTGGACCAAGCGCGCGCCGCCGCCCGCATCAGCACTGCCGACTGGTTGCCAGACCTGCGCCTCAATGCCGATGGCAAGCGCGAGCAAACCTCCGCCAACCTCCCCACCCCCATCCCCGTGGACATCCCACGTGGCCGTGTCAACAGCTTCAGCACCCTGCTCGATCTCAGCTACGAGATCGACTTCTGGGGCAAAATCCGCCGAGAGGTGGAAAGCGCCCGCGCCACGGCGGACTCCACCTCCGCCAGTTACCACAACGCCATCCTCACCCTCACGGGTGATGTCGCCGCGCAATACTTCTTGTTACGCGCTGCGGATGCTGAGCTCAATGCCCTGCGCCGTACCATCGCCCTGCGCGAGAAGTTCAAAAACCTCCTGGATGACAAGTTCAAAGCCGGAGCCATCCCCGAGACCGATTTTGCCCGCGCTGTCACGGAGGTCGCCACCGCCAAGGCCGAACTGGCCGATGTCAAACGCCAGCGCCAGGAGGCCAGCGATACCCTCGCCCTCCTGTGTGGTCGCCCAGCCAGCAGCTTCATCGTGCGCGAAAATCCCATCGCCGCCAAGGCCCCGCCCGTCATCCCCGCCGGACTCCCCGCCGCCATGTTGGAGCGCCGCCCAGACGTCGCCTCCGCAGAGCGTACCGTCGCCGCCCGCAATGCAGACATCGGCGTCGCCGTCTCCGCTTACTTCCCCGCCGTCAAGCTCACGGGCACCGCCGGTTACCTCAGCAATGAAGTGGATACCCTGCTGGGGGGCGATAGCCGCGTCTGGAGCATCGGCCCCAGCATCAGCCTGCCCATCAGCGGCCTCAGCGTCATTCGTTTCAATGTAAAGCGTCAAAAAGCCGCGCGGGAAGAAGCCATCGCCAATTACCGCCAAGCCGTCCTCTCGGCCATCCGGGATGTGGAAACCAGCCTCGCCCAGACACGTTATTTGCGAGAGCAAGCCAGCGCAGTCAGTGAAGCCCTCGCCGCCTCCACCAAGGCTACCGACCTCGTCCGCGAATCTTACGAGCGCGGCACCCTCAGCTACTTCGAGTATCTCGACGCCGAGCGCACCCGCCTCCAAACCGAGCGCCAAACCGCCCAAATCTCCGCCCAGCGCCACATCTCCACCGTCCGCCTCATCAAGGCCCTCGGCGGCGGTTGGTAA